In the Apteryx mantelli isolate bAptMan1 chromosome 1, bAptMan1.hap1, whole genome shotgun sequence genome, one interval contains:
- the LDHB gene encoding L-lactate dehydrogenase B chain, protein MATLKEKLITPIAAESTAPNNKITVVGVGQVGMACAISILGKGLCDELALVDVLEDKLKGEMMDLQHGSLFLHTHKIVADKDYAVTANSKIVVVTAGVRQQEGESRLNLVQRNVNVFKFIIPQIIKYSPNCTILVVSNPVDILTYVTWKLSGLPKHRVIGSGCNLDSARFRYLMAERLGIHPSSCHGWILGEHGDSSVAVWSGVNVAGVSLQELSPAMGTDKDSENWKEVHKQVVESAYEVIRLKGYTNWAIGLSVADLCETMLKNLCRVHPVSTMVKGMYGIENEVFLSLPCVLSASGLTSVINQKLKDDEVAQLKKSADTLWNIQKDLKDL, encoded by the exons ATGGCTACTTTGAAGGAGAAGCTGATTACCCCCATTGCTGCCGAAAGCACAGCCCCTAACAACAAGATAACTGTTGTGGGGGTTGGACAGGTCGGGATGGCCTGTGCTATCAGCATCCTGGGAAAG GGTCTTTGTGATGAGCTTGCTCTGGTTGATGTTTTGGAAGACAAACTGAAAGGAGAAATGATGGACCTACAGCATGGGAGCTTGTTTCTTCATACTCACAAGATTGTGGCAGACAAAG ACTACGCTGTCACAGCCAACTCCAAGATTGTGGTAGTAACTGCAGGAGTTCGCCAGCAAGAGGGGGAGAGTCGTCTCAACTTGGTCCAGAGGAATGTGAATGTCTTCAAATTCATTATTCCTCAGATCATTAAATACAGTCCCAATTGCACCATCCTCGTGGTTTCCAACCCAG TGGATATATTAACCTATGTCACGTGGAAGCTAAGTGGCCTGCCAAAACATCGTGTGATTGGAAGTGGCTGCAATCTGGATTCAGCTAGATTTCGCTATCTGATGGCCGAGAGACTTGGTATCCACCCAAGCAGCTGCCATGGCTGGATCTTGGGAGAACATGGTGATTCTAGTG TGGCTGTTTGGAGTGGAGTTAATGTGGCAGGCGTTTCCCTCCAGGAGCTGAGCCCTGCCATGGGAACTGACAAGGACAGTGAGAACTGGAAGGAAGTCCACAAGCAGGTGGTGGAAAG TGCCTATGAGGTGATAAGACTTAAGGGGTACACAAACTGGGCCATTGGCCTTAGtgttgctgacctctgtgagacCATGCTGAAGAACCTGTGTCGGGTTCACCCAGTGTCCACAATGGTGAAG GGCATGTATGGCATTGAGAATGAAGTCTTCCTGAGCCTTCCTTGTGTCCTAAGTGCCTCTGGATTGACAAGTGTCATCAACCAAAAGCTGAAGGATGATGAGGTGGCTCAGCTGAAGAAGAGTGCAGATACACTGTGGAACATCCAGAAAGATCTCAAAGATCTGTAA